In Candidatus Babeliales bacterium, one genomic interval encodes:
- a CDS encoding helix-turn-helix domain-containing protein: MSNKFFKDLKKGLEEAIEYKKSKLDLRTEGLQIPEPPAQYKAKQIKKIREKNHYSQGIFAKVLNVSIKTVQSWESGQRVPSHATLRLLEIVDKGLYRPEIYKK; the protein is encoded by the coding sequence ATGAGTAACAAATTTTTCAAGGATTTAAAAAAAGGACTTGAAGAAGCTATCGAATATAAAAAAAGCAAGCTCGATCTTAGAACAGAAGGGTTGCAAATACCAGAACCACCGGCTCAATATAAAGCAAAACAAATCAAAAAAATTCGTGAAAAAAATCACTACTCTCAAGGAATATTTGCAAAAGTACTTAATGTAAGCATTAAAACGGTTCAATCTTGGGAATCAGGGCAACGCGTGCCAAGTCACGCTACATTGCGACTACTAGAAATAGTGGACAAAGGACTATACCGTCCAGAAATTTATAAAAAATAA
- a CDS encoding type II toxin-antitoxin system RelE/ParE family toxin, whose protein sequence is MKRKIIQTKQFSKTIDSLFKKRQLLLEDFNDLQRQLIDFPEIGDLIVGTGGVRKARLKSASGGKSGGFRICYYFLTQDNELFLLLIYAKNVQENLTAQEKKELKNLVSILKGQNNE, encoded by the coding sequence ATGAAAAGAAAAATAATTCAAACTAAACAGTTTAGCAAAACGATCGATAGTCTCTTTAAAAAAAGACAACTTCTTCTTGAAGACTTTAATGATCTGCAAAGACAATTAATAGACTTTCCAGAAATAGGCGATCTCATTGTTGGTACTGGTGGAGTACGCAAAGCGAGATTAAAATCAGCCTCAGGTGGCAAAAGTGGCGGATTTAGAATTTGTTATTATTTTTTAACACAAGACAATGAATTATTCCTTCTTTTAATATATGCAAAAAATGTGCAAGAAAATTTAACCGCCCAAGAAAAAAAAGAACTTAAAAACCTAGTGAGCATATTGAAGGGACAAAACAATGAGTAA